In a single window of the Raphanus sativus cultivar WK10039 chromosome 9, ASM80110v3, whole genome shotgun sequence genome:
- the LOC108836615 gene encoding thiamine thiazole synthase, chloroplastic, with amino-acid sequence MAAMTSTLSISSTKPQRLFDSSFHGSSISAAPVSVGLKPRSVSAVSVRASTAGYDLNAFTFAPIKESIVSREMTRRYMTDMITYAETDVVVVGAGSAGLSCAYEISKNPNVQVAIIEQSVSPGGGAWLGGQLFSAMIVRKPAHLFLDEIGVPYDEQDNYVVIKHAALFTSTIMSKLLARPNVKLFNAVAAEDLIVKGNRVGGVVTNWSLVSQNHDTQSCMDPNVMEAKIVVSSCGHDGPFGATGVKRLKSIGLIDHVPGMKALDMNTAEDAIVRLTREVVPGMILTGMEVAELDGAPRMGPTFGAMMISGQKAAHLALKALGQPNVIDGSYAGNLSPELVLAAADSAETVDA; translated from the exons ATGGCGGCCATGACTTCTACTCTCTCCATCTCTTCCACCAAGCCTCAGAGGCTTTTCGACTCCTCTTTCCATGGCTCATCCATCTCCGCCGCTCCCGTCTCCGTTGGTCTCAAACCACGTTCGGTTTCCGCCGTCTCCGTTCGCGCCAGTACCGCTGGTTACGACCTGAACGCCTTCACGTTCGCTCCTATCAAGGAATCGATCGTGTCTCGCGAGATGACGAGGAGGTACATGACGGATATGATCACGTACGCCGAGACTGATGTCGTCGTCGTTGGTGCTGGTTCCGCTGGTTTATCATGCGCTTACGAGATCAGTAAGAACCCTAACGTTCAGGTTGCGATCATCGAACAATCTGTTAGTCCTGGTGGTGGCGCGTGGCTCGGTGGTCAGCTTTTCTCCGCCATG ATTGTGCGCAAACCAGCTCACTTGTTTCTTGACGAGATTGGTGTACCCTATGATGAGCAAGACAACTACGTCGTGATCAAGCACGCTGCTCTCTTCACATCCACCATCATGAGCAAGCTCTTGGCTCGTCCCAACGTGAAGCTCTTCAACGCAGTTGCCGCAGAGGATCTGATCGTGAAAGGAAACAGAGTCGGTGGTGTGGTGACAAACTGGTCTCTTGTGTCGCAGAACCACGACACACAGTCTTGCATGGACCCTAACGTGATGGAGGCCAAGATTGTTGTCAGCTCGTGTGGTCATGATGGTCCTTTCGGAGCCACCGGTGTGAAGAGGTTGAAGAGCATTGGGTTGATTGATCATGTCCCTGGAATGAAAGCTCTGGACATGAACACAGCTGAAGACGCTATTGTGAGGTTGACCAGGGAGGTTGTTCCCGGTATGATCCTGACCGGTATGGAAGTTGCTGAGCTCGATGGCGCACCAAGAATG GGACCAACATTCGGAGCTATGATGATATCGGGACAGAAGGCGGCACATCTAGCTCTGAAAGCTTTGGGACAGCCTAATGTGATTGATGGATCCTACGCTGGAAACCTAAGCCCTGAGCTGGTCTTAGCTGCTGCTGATTCAGCTGAAACCGTAGATGCTTAa